TGGCAAGAGGAGGATCCGCAGGAATCTCGCGTCGCCGGAATTCCGGTTTCGCGCTGATTTTATCGGTGCGGGCGAGAAAAGATAAGGGGGGCCGGGGCCGCTTTGGCGCAAAGCTGGCCGAGTTTGATGCCGACCTGGGCGAGAGTCGCCCCTTCGTCGGCGACGAAAGGTGGCTGGGGCAAAGCTGGCGGAGTTCGATGCCGACCGTCAAAAAAGCGCTGTCGGCCAGCGATGCCCCGGTGATGCGATCCGGGGCATCGGTTGGCCGCAGAGTCGTCGAGTTTGTTCGACCCTTTACCTGGCCAACCTCTGTCCCAGCCACCGCCGCTATCGCCGGACATCCTCCCGCAGTGACAACGAGATTGGAACAACCACGCCATTCCGCTTGCGGGGCAAGCGGGCTACCGAACAGCCCGAACAATGCGAACAGCCCGTCGACGGAGTGAATTGGCACCACGCGCGGTGCCCGACGTACAGCGCGGCCATGAGAACCGCGCTTAAGGCTGCCACATTCTGCCAATCGAGAAACACCCGAAATCCCTCCGCTTACGTCGAAAACAGCATCCCGGCCTGATAGGTGATCCACGCCCCAGCATAGGCCAACACCGTCATGTAGGCAAACGTGAACGCCGGCCAAAGCCAGGAGTTCGTCTCGCGCTTGATGACCACTAGGGTCGAAGCACATTGAGCGCAGAGAGCGAAAAAGACCATGATCGACAGCGCCACCGGAATGTTAAACACCGGCCGATCCGTTCCTTCCCACATCGCTTGCCGCAACACACTCTGCAAGCGGTTGCGGTCGCCGCTGTCGTCCACGTCGATCTCTTCGCCCAGATTATAGATAATGCCCAATGTGGCAACGACCACCTCACGAGCAGGAAACGAAGCAATGGCCGCCGAACCGATCCGCCAGTCCCAGCCCAGCGGCCTGACCGCCGGTTCGATCCAATGCCCAAGGCGGCCCAAAATGCTCTGCCGGTGGTAAGCGCCTGCGATTTCATGCCGCAGCTCGCTCTGTTCGTCTTCGAGTGCGGACCGCCGAGGATCGCCTGCCGGCAACTGCGCCAGGCGGCGTTCGATCTGGCCTTTCCTCGCCTGGAAAGGCGCCTCGACAACCGCGGCGTTGTGGGGATAGTAGAGAGCGGCCCACACCAGCACCGACACGGCGACCACCAGCGTGCCTGCCCGACGCACGAACGACCAGCCGCGTTCCAGCATGCGGTGCAGCACCGTCGTCGCCGCGGGCCACTTGTAGGTCGGCAGCTCCATGACGAACGGCGGCGTCGGCCCGCGCAACAACGTGCGTTTGAGCACCAGCGCCACGACGACCGCCGTAACGATGCCGATCAGATACATGGCGGTCATCGTCAGTCCCTGCAAGCCGATCACGCCGCCGACGTAGGAGCGGTCTGGAATGAAGGCGGCGATCAACAGCGTATAAACCGGCAGCCGAGCGCTGCAGCTCATCAAAGGCGCCACCAGGATCGTCGTCAGGCGGTCGCGGCGGTTCTCGATGACGCGGGTGGCCATGACGCCGGGTATGGCGCAGGCAAAGGACGACAAGAGCGGAATGAACGACTTGCCGCTCAGCCCGACACGCGACATCAGCTTGTCCATCAGATAGGCCGCCCGTGCCATATAGCCGCAGTCTTCGAGCACGGCGATGAAAAAGAAGAGAATCACGATTTGCGGCAGGAAAATAACCACGCTGCCCACGCCGCCGATCAGTCCCCTGACGAGCAGGCTTTGAAACGCGCCCTCCGGCAATGCTTGCTGCACCGCATCGGAGACGGCGCCGATGGCCATTTCGATCCACTCCATCGGCCAGGCAGCCACACGGAACACCGACTGAAAGACGACCACCATCATTGCCAGGAAGAACAGCGTG
The genomic region above belongs to Pirellulales bacterium and contains:
- the feoB gene encoding ferrous iron transport protein B, whose amino-acid sequence is MSTATRSQTLAVALLGNPNTGKSTLFGALAGVRQRVGNYPGVTVEKKIGYMECDGRAVALVDLPGTYSLAPRSPDEMVAVDVLLGRQDDAPPIDAVLCIVDASNLERNLYLVSQVLELGLPTVLALNMTDVARQRGIAIDVAQLGKRLGVPVVETQANKRRGLDEVKAALLRVAGETRSPVETPFPQPFKHEVDRIAQLMNEPGDQPGAVPIPRPLVERLLLDTSGYLEKHLLTNGRAALAGDLRDARNRLAQAGCAVPAVEAMARYSWVAQILEGVVTRPSVRPKTLSDRIDRLLTHRLWGTLFFLAMMVVVFQSVFRVAAWPMEWIEMAIGAVSDAVQQALPEGAFQSLLVRGLIGGVGSVVIFLPQIVILFFFIAVLEDCGYMARAAYLMDKLMSRVGLSGKSFIPLLSSFACAIPGVMATRVIENRRDRLTTILVAPLMSCSARLPVYTLLIAAFIPDRSYVGGVIGLQGLTMTAMYLIGIVTAVVVALVLKRTLLRGPTPPFVMELPTYKWPAATTVLHRMLERGWSFVRRAGTLVVAVSVLVWAALYYPHNAAVVEAPFQARKGQIERRLAQLPAGDPRRSALEDEQSELRHEIAGAYHRQSILGRLGHWIEPAVRPLGWDWRIGSAAIASFPAREVVVATLGIIYNLGEEIDVDDSGDRNRLQSVLRQAMWEGTDRPVFNIPVALSIMVFFALCAQCASTLVVIKRETNSWLWPAFTFAYMTVLAYAGAWITYQAGMLFST